Proteins found in one Diorhabda carinulata isolate Delta chromosome 11, icDioCari1.1, whole genome shotgun sequence genomic segment:
- the LOC130899447 gene encoding phosphatidate cytidylyltransferase, photoreceptor-specific-like isoform X1, with product MDTKCKISDEETKTANLSNMEDSCKESIPSPSPEPTKQNGRKRLITGLSLLAGFGLIVYGGVPVIIITCFFIQVKCYQEIIKIAYHMKKIPDIPLFRTINWYFLITANYIYFGETLTKHTQVFIKKYYLLQLLAKYHRFFSFVWYFLGIIWFLTMLKKRLLRQQFSLLFWTHFILIAVSLQCYMTLQNMFEGLIWFIIPMWLIILNDVFAYTFGRLYGKTPLISLSPNKTLEGFILGGLSTFILGAVLSFIFCHFQYLVCPIKYIEIDDRIVASTNCTRSYLFQPIPYYIGNTGLYLNYYPFIQHSLYMSIFASIIAPFGGFCASGFKRANHVKDFGDLFPGHGGIMDRFDCQFLMMTFVNVYISTFVKSPDVDNVFKQIMELSEEAQLDFYLRLKDSLSDAVLLKTN from the coding sequence tTTCAGATGAGGAAACAAAGACTGCAAATCTATCGAATATGGAAGATTCATGTAAAGAATCCATACCATCGCCATCTCCGGAACCAACGAAACAAAACGGTCGGAAGAGATTAATCACAGGTCTTTCTCTACTGGCTGGTTTTGGTTTAATTGTTTACGGTGGTGTTCCTGTGATAATAATCACTTGTTTTTTCATACAAGTCAAATGCTATCaagaaatcataaaaatagCATACCACATGAAAAAAATACCAGATATACCTCTATTTAGAACCATTAACTGGTATTTTCTTATTACTGCCAATTACATATATTTCGGCGAGACTTTAACTAAACATActcaagtttttataaaaaagtattatctTTTACAACTATTAGCTAAGTATCATAGattcttctcttttgtttgGTACTTTTTGGGAATCATCTGGTTTCTCACAATGTTAAAGAAGAGACTCCTTAGGCAACAATTTAGTTTATTATTCTGGACTCACTTCATTCTAATTGCAGTTAGTTTACAGTGTTATATGACAttacaaaatatgtttgaaGGTTTGATATGGTTCATAATTCCTATGTGGTTGATAATACTCAACGATGTTTTCGCTTATACTTTTGGTAGATTATACGGAAAAACTCCTCTGATAAGTCTGTCACCCAATAAAACACTTGAAGGCTTTATACTTGGTGGCTTGAGTACATTTATCTTAGGAGCTGtactttcatttatattttgcCATTTTCAATATCTAGTGTGtcctataaaatatattgaaattgacgACCGTATAGTAGCGTCGACGAACTGCACCAGAAGTTATTTATTCCAACCGATTCCTTATTATATTGGTAATACCGGATTGTATTTAAATTACTACCCATTTATTCAACACTCTTTATACATGTCAATTTTTGCTAGCATCATTGCTCCTTTTGGAGGATTTTGTGCTTCGGGATTCAAAAGAGCGAACCACGTTAAAGATTTTGGAGATCTTTTCCCCGGTCATGGTGGGATTATGGATAGATTTGATTGTCAGTTTTTAATGATGACTTTTGTTAATGTATATATTAGTACTTTTGTTAAAAGTCCTGATGTTGATAATGTCTTCAAGCAAATAATGGAATTGAGTGAAGAAGCCcaacttgatttttatttacgttTGAAAGATTCTTTGAGTGATGCTGTTCTATTAAAAACTAATTGA
- the LOC130899447 gene encoding phosphatidate cytidylyltransferase, photoreceptor-specific-like isoform X2, producing the protein MDTKCKNEETKTANLSNMEDSCKESIPSPSPEPTKQNGRKRLITGLSLLAGFGLIVYGGVPVIIITCFFIQVKCYQEIIKIAYHMKKIPDIPLFRTINWYFLITANYIYFGETLTKHTQVFIKKYYLLQLLAKYHRFFSFVWYFLGIIWFLTMLKKRLLRQQFSLLFWTHFILIAVSLQCYMTLQNMFEGLIWFIIPMWLIILNDVFAYTFGRLYGKTPLISLSPNKTLEGFILGGLSTFILGAVLSFIFCHFQYLVCPIKYIEIDDRIVASTNCTRSYLFQPIPYYIGNTGLYLNYYPFIQHSLYMSIFASIIAPFGGFCASGFKRANHVKDFGDLFPGHGGIMDRFDCQFLMMTFVNVYISTFVKSPDVDNVFKQIMELSEEAQLDFYLRLKDSLSDAVLLKTN; encoded by the coding sequence ATGAGGAAACAAAGACTGCAAATCTATCGAATATGGAAGATTCATGTAAAGAATCCATACCATCGCCATCTCCGGAACCAACGAAACAAAACGGTCGGAAGAGATTAATCACAGGTCTTTCTCTACTGGCTGGTTTTGGTTTAATTGTTTACGGTGGTGTTCCTGTGATAATAATCACTTGTTTTTTCATACAAGTCAAATGCTATCaagaaatcataaaaatagCATACCACATGAAAAAAATACCAGATATACCTCTATTTAGAACCATTAACTGGTATTTTCTTATTACTGCCAATTACATATATTTCGGCGAGACTTTAACTAAACATActcaagtttttataaaaaagtattatctTTTACAACTATTAGCTAAGTATCATAGattcttctcttttgtttgGTACTTTTTGGGAATCATCTGGTTTCTCACAATGTTAAAGAAGAGACTCCTTAGGCAACAATTTAGTTTATTATTCTGGACTCACTTCATTCTAATTGCAGTTAGTTTACAGTGTTATATGACAttacaaaatatgtttgaaGGTTTGATATGGTTCATAATTCCTATGTGGTTGATAATACTCAACGATGTTTTCGCTTATACTTTTGGTAGATTATACGGAAAAACTCCTCTGATAAGTCTGTCACCCAATAAAACACTTGAAGGCTTTATACTTGGTGGCTTGAGTACATTTATCTTAGGAGCTGtactttcatttatattttgcCATTTTCAATATCTAGTGTGtcctataaaatatattgaaattgacgACCGTATAGTAGCGTCGACGAACTGCACCAGAAGTTATTTATTCCAACCGATTCCTTATTATATTGGTAATACCGGATTGTATTTAAATTACTACCCATTTATTCAACACTCTTTATACATGTCAATTTTTGCTAGCATCATTGCTCCTTTTGGAGGATTTTGTGCTTCGGGATTCAAAAGAGCGAACCACGTTAAAGATTTTGGAGATCTTTTCCCCGGTCATGGTGGGATTATGGATAGATTTGATTGTCAGTTTTTAATGATGACTTTTGTTAATGTATATATTAGTACTTTTGTTAAAAGTCCTGATGTTGATAATGTCTTCAAGCAAATAATGGAATTGAGTGAAGAAGCCcaacttgatttttatttacgttTGAAAGATTCTTTGAGTGATGCTGTTCTATTAAAAACTAATTGA